Below is a genomic region from Candidatus Nealsonbacteria bacterium CG07_land_8_20_14_0_80_39_13.
TCCGAAAATAATGAATAAAGACATTACAAAGAAAAGCAAATAAGAAGGGACATTAGAAGCGCTCCAGCCTGCCGCCAATTGAAAAACGTTGTTCGGAAAAGAAGCGATAATACCGGCAAAAATCAATAAAGAAACTCCATTACCGATTCCTTTTTCCGAAAGTATCTCGCCCAGCCACATTAAAAATAATGAACCGGCTGTAATAACGAGAATTGAGGCCAGAAATGTCGCCATATCAAGGCTTGAGATAGCGCCTTGGCTTTGAAGTAGCATAAGCATTCCGTAAGCCTGAAGCGTAGCCAAAGGAACTGTAGCTATCCTACAATACTGATTGAATTTCTGCCTTCCGGCTTCCCCCTCCTCCTTGTAAAGCTGCTTCAACCCGGGGAAAATCATTGTTAAAATCTGGAAGATAATAACAGCGGTAATGTAAGGACCTAACCCAAGCATAACCAAAGAAAGGTTATCCAAAGCCCCTCCGGTAAATAAGTTCATAAGACCGAACATCTGGAATTGGTCAAAAAAATTCTTTAAATTCTCGGCATTGACTCCGGGAACCGGAATATTAGCCATCAATCTGAATAAGGCAAAGACAGCCAAAATAAAAATTATTTTATTCCTAAGGTCTTTCAGCTTAAAGATCTGGGCAATTTTTTGAAACAACATATTTTATTTTATTTTTTCTTTTATTTTACCGCCGGATTTTTCTATTTTTTCCTTTACGCTTTTTGAAAAATCGCATCCTTCAAAATTTAAAGGCTTAGTCAAGTCTCCCTTGCCTAAAATTTTAACTTTCGGGGTTTTCCCGTTTATCCGACTGACTATTCTTTTTTCCAGCAATGCTTGCGGATTAACAATTTCAGACGCCTCAAATTTACCCTTCAATGCCGAAAGATTTAAAACAGCTATATTATCCGGCATTCCCTTAAATCTGTATCCTCTTAATTTAGGATACCTCTTAATAAGAGACCTGATAACCGGCTCAAATCTGCGAC
It encodes:
- a CDS encoding preprotein translocase subunit SecY; protein product: MLFQKIAQIFKLKDLRNKIIFILAVFALFRLMANIPVPGVNAENLKNFFDQFQMFGLMNLFTGGALDNLSLVMLGLGPYITAVIIFQILTMIFPGLKQLYKEEGEAGRQKFNQYCRIATVPLATLQAYGMLMLLQSQGAISSLDMATFLASILVITAGSLFLMWLGEILSEKGIGNGVSLLIFAGIIASFPNNVFQLAAGWSASNVPSYLLFFVMSLFIIFGVVLVNEARRNIPVSYAKRVRGMKMYGGNSTYLPLSVNPAGVIPIIFAISIMLFPSMIANFFGGMGGAVGETAKGVAIFFQNPWVYGSMYFILVVLFTYFYTAVTFDPKNIAENLQKGGGFIPGIRPGASTATFIYYILNRVLLFGAIFLGLIAIMPSIVAAITGVKVFSFLIGGT
- the rplO gene encoding 50S ribosomal protein L15 produces the protein MQLHELKPKHKIKERKRVGRGGRKGSYSGKGIKGQSSRSGRRFEPVIRSLIKRYPKLRGYRFKGMPDNIAVLNLSALKGKFEASEIVNPQALLEKRIVSRINGKTPKVKILGKGDLTKPLNFEGCDFSKSVKEKIEKSGGKIKEKIK